The region AAGTGGGCGGGACACACACCGTTCCTCTGGCGACCACCATAGATCTTGGTCATGGAGCCCACACCGGCACCCCCACGCAGGTACAGGTGGCGCACTGTGGACgctgggagggagaagagaggttaACACCACTGATAGAGTCACAATGACCTCGTTCCATACTTCTGCACTAACAGTCAGGAAAATCATTTGTGGACAATTTGGGTCTAAACCAAAGCCAATAACAGATTGTATCTACCATACTAGACTAATGGTCTGAGCAGACAGGTAGTCCTGAAGGGAAGAATGTCAATGATCAAAATCATACCAGCTCTGGTGTAGAACCAGTTCTCGTCGCTGGGTGCCAGCTCCTTGTGTTTGGCCAGCTTGACAATGTCCACCCAATCTGGGACCTTCAGCTTTCCTGACCTGGAACAGGAAAAGCATTTGTTAGTCACTCAGAAAAGCTCAATGCATTCCTAAGCAATAATTGAACATGGCTTCACGTGTATGCGACTACATATACTTATATTAAAGAACTGGGTGGAAAACTCACTTCTTCAGGAAAGCCGATAGGGCACGGACAAACTCCTGCTGGTTGACGTCTTTCACTGTGACACCAGGCATCTGCCAGAGAGGTAGAGAACTTCAGTATGAGGTACAATGCATGAATGATGGTTATGTAGACTGCAGCGAATGTCCTGGGTAGATTGAGGTCCTGAGCACAttcaatatgtagcctagctACTCATGTAACTAACGTTAGTTACATAGTTATGTGCTGACGATAGGATGACTCGACCGCCCCAAAAATCAGAAAACAGTTAAACTGATGATTACATGTCTATACACTACTATTGATAACGTTTCTGCAAACATCACTACCTAGCTAACGAGCCAGATGGGTGATGAACAGCTTGTTTAAGCAGGCgactaacgttagttggctaacTAATTATATAGGCTACCTACCTTCCTGTCAGACAGTGGCGATGGAAAATATGCACATCTCGTGATAATATAAATCCCTCAGTGCAAAATCTAGAATTATCTGAAGTCCAATTTAAGCAAATAACTGATCATCAAGGCATAGTTGGGTAAGACTGCTCACCAACAAACCGGCCACCGTTAAATAAAATGTGATGGCAATTAACTGGCTGGAGTTAGCCACAATGCTAGCAATGAACTTAAGTATAACCCCGAGACCTGTAACCCACATCAGAAATTCGAGGCAGTAATCCAGCCGGTATAACGATCACAGATCAACAGCAGACGAGCGTAACACATTCAAATGGAAGACACCGTTAGCGCAGATAACATAATTGTCTTGTCTAAAATGGACAAACAAAACGAAATGTTTAGGCCTCAATGCAGAGGCATGGGGGCAGCCATCACTGAAAGGTATGTGCGAGTGCCGCATGCAATTTTCTATGCTAAATCATCTACAGGACTCTGTAGCCTTTCCAGAAAACACTGTCTTTGTTAATTGATTGTTTAATGTATACGCGGTCAGTTATGTGAGAATAATTATCACGAAAATGTCATACAATTGGTCAAATAAGGCCGGAGAACAGACATCCTTTTACCTTGCTTGTGGACAGCGAGAGGAAGAGGGTAAGACGGGGTTTCCAGCCCGTGTTAAAACGGGCGGATCGCGTTCATTCTCGCGAGATATGATCTCACACTGTACGTCGGTATTTTCATCACAAGATGCCCTGTTGATGAATT is a window of Salmo trutta chromosome 37, fSalTru1.1, whole genome shotgun sequence DNA encoding:
- the rps19 gene encoding 40S ribosomal protein S19; this encodes MPGVTVKDVNQQEFVRALSAFLKKSGKLKVPDWVDIVKLAKHKELAPSDENWFYTRAASTVRHLYLRGGAGVGSMTKIYGGRQRNGVCPAHFSVGSKNVARKVLQALELLKMVEKNPNGGRRLTAQGTRDLDRIAGQVAAAKLPPKAAPAV